ATCTTTAACAGCTTCAAAATTGTCTTCTAAAGCTTTATCTGAAGGCCAATTTTTATATGTACCGTAATCATGATTACCGAGTATTGAATATTTTCCAAAAGTTGGGTTTTTTAATTCTCTAAAAGTATCAATCCATGGATGCATTTCTGTTGCATCTGTATTAACAATATCACCTGTAAAAAGTAACAAATCAAATTTTTGTTTATTAATTAAATCAACTGCATATTTAATTTTATCTGGGTTGTCAAAACTTCCACTGTGTATATCTGAAATTTGAGCTAGTGTAAACCCATCAAAGCTTTCAGGCAAATCATCAAATGTCAATGTTTGTTTAATAACTTTAAAATTATACTTTCCATATGTCATTCCATATAAAAAAGAAACAAAAGGAATAGCCGCTAATCCATAAGCTATTTGGCTGACAAATTTTCTTCTTTCTGGTAAAAAACTACCATAATCTCTATCACCAAGAAAACGCGTTATTGTTCCCGAAAAAACTCTGTAAATATCTTCAAATATCATCACAAAGGTTATCAAAAGTTTTGGAACAAACATTAACAATAACAAACCTATTGTCAATAAAGATTGCTTTGTTTGTCCAACACTTCTATCAAAATGAAAAAAACCATTTATGATATAAATTATCGCAACAACATTTAAAATGACATAAATAAACTGATAGGATTTAACTTTTGTAATTGTTCTAAAAGCCTGGAAAGCATATATTTCAACAACCGCAACTATTAAAAATAGAAAAAGCCAACGTGACATTATTATAATTTTTAACAAATTAACAAAGAAAAGTAGAGTTACATCAAACAATTAAATATTATTTAACTTAATATTTTAATTCTCTTTTTAGCTTAGTTTAACTATTTTTACGTTTTATATAAATTATACTATGTCAACTCAAAAACGCCTTTATCTTCTTGATGCTTATGCT
The window above is part of the Flavobacterium sp. PMTSA4 genome. Proteins encoded here:
- a CDS encoding metallophosphoesterase, yielding MSRWLFLFLIVAVVEIYAFQAFRTITKVKSYQFIYVILNVVAIIYIINGFFHFDRSVGQTKQSLLTIGLLLLMFVPKLLITFVMIFEDIYRVFSGTITRFLGDRDYGSFLPERRKFVSQIAYGLAAIPFVSFLYGMTYGKYNFKVIKQTLTFDDLPESFDGFTLAQISDIHSGSFDNPDKIKYAVDLINKQKFDLLLFTGDIVNTDATEMHPWIDTFRELKNPTFGKYSILGNHDYGTYKNWPSDKALEDNFEAVKDLHRQIDFKLLLNENVKIQKDNQEIALVGVENWGRHFGEKGDINKASENLNKEDFKILMSHDPSHWEYVVKNHEKHFHLTLSGHTHGFQFGIEIPGIVKWSPVQYVYKQWAGLYENLGKYVYVNRGFGFHAYPGRVGIWPEITIIELKKGKKVA